One genomic segment of Aquipluma nitroreducens includes these proteins:
- a CDS encoding efflux RND transporter periplasmic adaptor subunit, which translates to MKKSIRTPITIILIVVVLGIILFPKIKPMLISESGSKIVTPTGAKGPRGSGQPLLASGYVIVPTEMNELIYSTGSLIPDEEVELSFEASGKVVGIFFKEGARVKKGELLAKINDRPLQAQLLKLQAQRKLSEEREFRQRQLLDRDAISRESYDQVATELQSLDADIMLLVARISETELRAPFDGVVGLRLVSEGAYATTQTKIVQLVKISPLKIEFSIPERYAGEVTPGYPITFVIDGIQKSFTAEVYAVAPKVDVDTRTIVARAYYPNKNEELKPGRFASVRALLSKIDNTISVPTEAIIPEMEGEKVFIIKNGKAQEVKVTLGLRTESHVQIQKGLSFGDTLLTTAILQLRQGIPVQLDTLVTNKSIVNKQQ; encoded by the coding sequence ATGAAGAAATCAATCAGAACTCCCATTACAATAATTCTGATTGTTGTAGTACTTGGGATTATCCTTTTTCCCAAGATTAAACCCATGCTTATATCTGAATCCGGTTCAAAAATAGTTACACCAACAGGAGCAAAAGGGCCACGTGGAAGCGGTCAGCCATTATTGGCAAGTGGATATGTAATTGTACCAACAGAAATGAACGAGCTTATTTACAGCACGGGCTCATTAATCCCTGATGAGGAAGTTGAACTGTCATTTGAAGCTTCAGGTAAAGTAGTAGGCATTTTTTTTAAAGAAGGCGCCCGGGTTAAAAAAGGAGAATTACTTGCTAAAATAAACGATCGGCCATTGCAGGCTCAACTATTAAAACTGCAGGCTCAACGAAAACTTTCTGAAGAACGTGAATTTCGACAGCGACAGTTACTCGATCGTGACGCCATTAGCCGTGAAAGTTATGACCAGGTGGCTACCGAGCTTCAATCGCTTGATGCCGACATTATGCTTCTGGTGGCACGTATTTCCGAAACTGAATTAAGAGCTCCTTTCGATGGAGTTGTGGGTTTACGCTTGGTGAGTGAAGGCGCATATGCCACCACTCAAACCAAAATAGTACAACTTGTAAAAATCAGTCCGTTAAAAATTGAGTTCTCTATTCCTGAGAGGTATGCTGGTGAAGTTACGCCCGGTTACCCCATTACATTTGTGATTGATGGGATTCAAAAATCGTTTACGGCGGAAGTTTATGCAGTTGCTCCCAAAGTGGATGTGGATACACGAACCATTGTTGCCAGAGCCTATTATCCCAATAAAAATGAGGAGTTGAAACCAGGGCGTTTTGCCAGTGTTAGAGCTCTGTTATCAAAAATTGACAATACGATTTCCGTCCCAACTGAAGCCATTATTCCTGAAATGGAAGGTGAAAAGGTTTTCATTATCAAAAATGGGAAGGCGCAAGAGGTGAAGGTTACTTTAGGCCTTCGTACCGAATCGCATGTTCAGATTCAAAAAGGATTGAGTTTTGGCGATACATTACTTACAACTGCAATTTTGCAATTGCGGCAAGGCATACCTGTTCAGCTTGATACGCTGGTAACCAATAAATCCATCGTAAACAAACAACAATGA